From the genome of Stigmatella aurantiaca, one region includes:
- a CDS encoding Kelch repeat-containing protein produces the protein MRRVSKSFIALMVCAGMFSCGSGREPDGLAGAPLLSAPRKRLPFVQLADGRVLAAGGHDGLRTLSSCELFDPALGTWSATGSLRTARRNHAAAVLADGRVLVVGGSPSQPVGALASTEIYDPATGVWSPAAPLSVPRVDPTVVTLADGRVLVVGGSDVDQRSLRSAEWFDPATGTWHAAETPGWGHGGAQAAVVLADGRVLFVSGLQAELYEPATGHWTKAGPAGGAAGTHRMGHTVTRLGDGRVLVVGGTTSRAAETAELFEPATGQWTLAAAPRTPREGHGALLTGDGDVLVVGGYHFASGTLASAERFEPVSGTWHPVNALQEPRQGAGLLRLPGNAVLVVGGFNDAVETLASSERYVPGGD, from the coding sequence ATGCGCCGGGTTTCCAAGTCTTTCATTGCCCTGATGGTCTGCGCCGGGATGTTCTCGTGTGGCTCGGGACGCGAGCCGGACGGGCTCGCCGGGGCGCCGCTCCTGTCGGCTCCCCGGAAGCGGCTGCCCTTCGTCCAACTGGCGGATGGGCGGGTGCTGGCGGCCGGAGGCCACGACGGCCTGCGGACCCTCTCGTCGTGCGAGCTGTTTGATCCGGCCCTGGGGACGTGGAGCGCCACGGGCTCCCTGCGGACCGCGCGGCGCAACCACGCCGCGGCGGTGCTGGCGGATGGGCGGGTGCTGGTGGTGGGCGGCTCGCCCTCGCAGCCCGTCGGCGCGCTGGCGAGCACCGAAATCTATGATCCGGCCACGGGCGTGTGGTCACCCGCCGCGCCGCTCTCGGTGCCCCGCGTGGATCCGACGGTGGTGACGCTGGCGGATGGGCGGGTGCTGGTGGTGGGTGGCTCGGACGTGGATCAACGCTCCCTGCGCTCGGCCGAGTGGTTCGACCCGGCCACGGGCACCTGGCATGCGGCGGAGACGCCGGGCTGGGGCCACGGCGGCGCGCAGGCGGCGGTGGTGCTGGCGGACGGACGGGTGCTCTTCGTGAGCGGCCTGCAGGCGGAGCTGTACGAGCCCGCCACGGGCCACTGGACGAAGGCGGGGCCCGCCGGGGGCGCCGCGGGCACCCACCGCATGGGCCACACGGTGACGCGGCTGGGGGATGGGCGGGTGCTGGTGGTGGGCGGCACCACCTCGCGCGCTGCGGAGACGGCGGAGCTGTTCGAGCCCGCCACGGGACAGTGGACGCTCGCGGCGGCCCCACGCACGCCCCGCGAGGGCCACGGGGCCCTGCTCACCGGAGACGGGGACGTGCTGGTGGTAGGCGGCTATCACTTCGCCTCGGGGACGCTCGCCTCGGCGGAGCGCTTCGAGCCCGTCTCGGGCACCTGGCACCCGGTGAACGCGCTCCAGGAGCCCCGCCAGGGCGCGGGACTGCTGCGGCTGCCGGGCAACGCGGTGCTGGTGGTGGGCGGCTTCAACGACGCGGTGGAGACACTCGCCAGCAGCGAGCGGTACGTGCCCGGCGGGGACTGA
- a CDS encoding M24 family metallopeptidase: protein MRLRSLPLLLAALMVSSACATPGARPAAGEGAPPARPFGTLEAQARRQQAWLRERLEVALPQLMRQHGIELWVVPMREYNEDPVFKALVSATTFAARRRTIYVFHDRGAQLGVSRIALGGNAQGGLYELRRPTQQVEGGGRAVEPWGPDQWQMLKQLLEERQPRTVAINVSRVFAFADGLTHGEYEGMVEALGPEWASRLKPSGGLPVDLLAWRSEDEARFFAEENRLAWDIIQTAFSNEVITPGTTRVREVEWWMVQRLNDLGLATWFHPSVSVQRQGAGEAQLGEDPVIQRGDVLHCDFGITALRLNTDTQHMGYVLREGETQVPEGLKGALARSNRLQDIVVEELRPGRTGNEVLAASLARMRAEGIEGTIYSHPVGLHGHGAGAMVGLWDRQEGVPGNGDHRILPAMWYSIELQATSPVAEWGGQKVRSAQEEDVILGADGQVRWAWKRQTAFHVVR from the coding sequence ATGCGCCTCCGGTCCCTCCCGTTGCTCCTTGCCGCATTGATGGTGTCCTCGGCCTGCGCCACCCCGGGCGCAAGGCCCGCTGCCGGGGAGGGCGCGCCTCCCGCGCGTCCCTTCGGCACCCTTGAGGCGCAGGCGCGGCGTCAGCAGGCGTGGCTGCGCGAGCGGCTGGAGGTGGCGCTCCCGCAGCTCATGCGCCAGCACGGCATCGAGCTGTGGGTGGTGCCGATGCGCGAGTACAACGAGGACCCTGTCTTCAAGGCCCTGGTCTCCGCCACCACGTTCGCGGCTCGCCGCCGCACCATCTATGTCTTCCACGACCGGGGGGCGCAGCTGGGCGTGTCCCGCATCGCGCTGGGCGGCAACGCCCAGGGCGGGCTGTACGAGCTGCGGCGTCCCACGCAGCAGGTGGAGGGCGGGGGCAGGGCGGTGGAGCCCTGGGGGCCGGACCAGTGGCAGATGCTCAAGCAGCTCCTGGAGGAGCGCCAGCCCCGCACCGTGGCCATCAACGTCTCGCGCGTCTTCGCCTTCGCGGACGGGCTGACCCACGGTGAGTACGAGGGCATGGTGGAGGCCCTGGGGCCCGAGTGGGCCTCGCGCCTCAAGCCCTCCGGGGGGCTGCCGGTGGACCTGCTGGCGTGGCGGAGCGAGGACGAGGCGCGCTTCTTCGCGGAGGAGAACCGGCTCGCGTGGGACATCATCCAGACGGCCTTCTCCAACGAAGTCATTACCCCGGGCACCACGCGCGTCCGGGAGGTGGAGTGGTGGATGGTCCAGCGGCTGAATGACCTGGGGCTGGCCACGTGGTTCCACCCCTCGGTGAGCGTGCAGCGGCAGGGGGCGGGGGAGGCGCAGCTCGGCGAGGATCCGGTCATCCAGCGGGGGGACGTGCTGCACTGTGACTTCGGCATCACCGCGCTGCGGCTCAACACGGACACCCAGCACATGGGCTACGTGCTGCGCGAGGGCGAGACGCAGGTGCCCGAGGGGCTGAAGGGGGCCCTGGCGCGCTCCAACCGGCTGCAGGACATCGTGGTGGAGGAGCTGCGGCCGGGCCGCACGGGCAACGAGGTGCTGGCCGCCTCGCTCGCCCGCATGCGGGCAGAGGGCATCGAGGGCACCATCTACTCCCACCCGGTGGGGCTGCACGGCCATGGCGCGGGGGCCATGGTGGGGCTGTGGGACCGGCAGGAGGGGGTGCCCGGCAATGGCGACCACCGCATCCTCCCGGCCATGTGGTACTCCATCGAGCTGCAGGCCACCTCGCCCGTGGCGGAGTGGGGCGGCCAGAAGGTGCGCTCGGCCCAGGAGGAGGACGTCATCCTCGGCGCCGATGGCCAGGTGCGCTGGGCGTGGAAGCGCCAGACGGCCTTCCACGTGGTGCGCTAG
- a CDS encoding response regulator produces MGPILIVDDEFGIVEALRDLLADEGYRTVIASNGRQAFDRMETERPALVLLDHMMPVLNGPALLALMQAAPHLRDIPVVMMSASPFSLWKHLPCAAFLPKPFGIAAVLELVHRFAGPPRMH; encoded by the coding sequence ATGGGTCCCATCCTCATCGTCGATGACGAGTTTGGCATCGTCGAGGCCCTCCGGGACTTGCTCGCGGATGAAGGGTACCGGACGGTCATCGCGAGCAACGGGCGGCAGGCGTTCGATCGCATGGAGACCGAGCGCCCCGCGCTGGTGTTGCTCGACCACATGATGCCGGTGCTGAACGGCCCCGCGCTGCTGGCGCTGATGCAGGCCGCGCCCCACCTGCGGGACATCCCCGTGGTGATGATGAGCGCGAGCCCCTTCTCTCTCTGGAAGCACCTGCCGTGCGCGGCCTTCCTGCCGAAGCCCTTCGGCATCGCCGCGGTGCTGGAGCTCGTCCACCGCTTCGCAGGCCCGCCCCGGATGCACTAG
- a CDS encoding ATPase domain-containing protein translates to MTDSSARPAERIPTGIPGLDTVLSGGFRTGRTYMVMGLPGAGKTILANQACFHHATQGGRVLYVTLLAESHTELVSNLNSLSFFDASRLPDAISYLSAFNELEQEGLEGLGTLLRKEIRSQRISLLVLDGLVAAEEMAPSPQALKKFIHGLQVVTQLVGCTALVLTTGGGQGLRAEHTMVDGLLILKQRTVGARTIRELLVRKFRGSPHLLGRHSFEITSRGLEVFPRLETVAEVNAPSAHTGEARCAFGIAGLDTMLAGGLPMGSTTILLGPPGSGKTLLGMHFLAEGARKGDRGHYFAFYDAPRRMLAQTASVGLELAPLIDQGLLEVSFRAPTETLLDKLGAQMLEAIRTRGARRIFLDGYDALTKAAVRQSRVARFLAALVNECRVRGVTLLFTVETASAFGPEVKFPTRGISMMAENILFLRSVELHSELRRFISILKERNSGYDGTVRELLINGQGLTVGSSFEDAQMLMTGMARSPAGVPSRKSPRGRRGA, encoded by the coding sequence ATGACCGATAGCAGTGCACGCCCAGCAGAGCGGATTCCCACGGGCATCCCCGGCCTCGATACGGTGCTCAGCGGCGGGTTCCGCACAGGGCGCACCTACATGGTGATGGGCCTGCCGGGCGCGGGGAAGACCATCCTCGCCAACCAGGCGTGCTTCCACCATGCCACCCAGGGAGGGCGGGTACTCTACGTCACGCTGCTGGCCGAGTCGCACACGGAGCTGGTCAGCAACCTCAACTCGCTCTCGTTCTTCGACGCCTCGCGGCTCCCGGACGCCATCTCGTACCTGAGCGCCTTCAACGAGTTGGAGCAGGAGGGGCTGGAGGGCCTGGGCACGCTCCTGCGCAAGGAGATCCGCAGCCAGCGCATCTCGCTGCTCGTGCTCGACGGGCTGGTGGCCGCGGAGGAGATGGCCCCTTCGCCTCAGGCGCTCAAGAAGTTCATCCACGGGCTCCAGGTGGTGACCCAACTCGTAGGGTGCACGGCGCTGGTGCTCACCACGGGCGGAGGGCAGGGCCTCCGGGCCGAGCACACCATGGTGGATGGCTTGCTCATCCTGAAGCAGCGGACCGTGGGCGCGCGCACGATTCGCGAGCTGCTCGTCCGCAAGTTCCGGGGCAGCCCCCACCTGCTCGGGCGGCACAGCTTCGAAATCACCTCCCGGGGGCTCGAGGTCTTTCCGCGGCTGGAGACCGTCGCGGAGGTGAATGCGCCCTCTGCCCATACGGGAGAGGCCCGCTGCGCCTTCGGGATCGCCGGACTGGACACGATGCTGGCCGGCGGCCTGCCCATGGGCTCCACGACCATCCTGCTCGGTCCCCCTGGCAGCGGAAAGACACTGCTCGGCATGCACTTCCTGGCCGAGGGGGCCCGCAAGGGGGACCGGGGCCACTACTTCGCCTTCTACGACGCGCCCCGGCGCATGCTGGCCCAGACGGCCAGCGTGGGCCTCGAGCTCGCGCCGCTCATCGACCAGGGGCTCCTCGAGGTGAGCTTCCGGGCTCCCACCGAGACTCTCCTCGACAAGCTCGGCGCGCAGATGCTGGAGGCCATCCGCACGCGGGGGGCCCGGCGCATCTTCCTGGATGGCTATGATGCCCTGACCAAGGCCGCCGTCCGCCAATCCCGGGTGGCGCGCTTCCTGGCGGCGCTGGTCAACGAGTGCCGGGTGAGAGGCGTCACCCTGCTGTTCACGGTGGAGACGGCCTCCGCTTTCGGCCCGGAAGTGAAGTTCCCCACGCGGGGCATCTCCATGATGGCGGAGAACATTCTCTTCCTGCGCTCGGTGGAGCTGCACTCCGAGCTGCGCCGCTTCATTTCCATCCTCAAGGAGCGCAACAGCGGCTACGACGGCACCGTGCGCGAGCTGCTCATCAACGGCCAGGGGCTGACGGTGGGCTCCTCCTTCGAGGACGCGCAGATGCTCATGACGGGCATGGCCCGGTCCCCCGCGGGAGTGCCTTCCCGCAAGAGCCCCCGTGGACGCAGAGGCGCGTAG
- a CDS encoding S1 family peptidase has protein sequence MTRKLHTLSTVTALFAGLATAHGLPATAEAAPTGQTVAAQDVSPSMLSAMQRDLGLSEEQIHRRLAFEATAARVELRLSQELGSTFGGAWLNEDGSQLIVGVTDEASAALVRLAGAEPRRVARSKAQLDRVMDELDRNAANASASSIHTWYVDLPTNSVVVTAADSVMSKFQAENFIARTSGAKDGTIRVVRSAEAPRPLYDTRGGDAYYPGNARCSIGFAVNGGFVTAGHCGGVGTTTSGHNRVAQGTVRGSSFPGNDYGWVQTNGSWASQPWVNNYAGGNDVVSGSSEAGIGASICRSGSTTGKRCGAIQAKNVTVNYSNGPVYGLTQTNVCAEGGDSGGSWLSGNQAQGVTSGGSGNCTSGGTTFFQPLNPILSVYGLSLTTNGGGGGGKGFVSRLNGKCIDVPNSNFSDGVQLQMWDCNGTNAQKFTWVGSTLQIGGKCVDVANASTANGTPIQLVSCNGNRAQDFVLSGAGDLVSYLANKCVDIKDVSSASGAKLHLWDCNGAANQKWDYR, from the coding sequence ATGACCCGAAAGCTTCACACGCTCTCCACCGTGACGGCCCTGTTCGCGGGCCTGGCCACCGCCCATGGCCTGCCTGCCACCGCCGAGGCGGCCCCTACCGGCCAGACCGTGGCCGCGCAGGACGTGTCCCCGTCGATGCTCTCCGCGATGCAGCGGGACCTGGGCCTCTCCGAGGAGCAGATTCACCGCCGGCTGGCGTTCGAGGCGACCGCCGCCCGCGTCGAGCTCCGGCTGAGCCAGGAGCTGGGCAGCACCTTCGGGGGCGCCTGGCTGAATGAGGACGGCTCCCAGCTCATCGTCGGCGTCACCGACGAGGCCAGCGCCGCCCTGGTGCGCCTCGCGGGAGCCGAGCCCCGCCGCGTGGCCCGCAGCAAGGCGCAGCTCGACCGCGTGATGGATGAGCTGGACCGCAACGCCGCGAACGCCTCCGCGTCCTCCATCCACACCTGGTACGTCGACCTGCCCACCAACAGCGTCGTCGTGACCGCCGCGGACTCGGTCATGTCCAAGTTCCAGGCCGAGAACTTCATCGCCCGCACGAGCGGCGCGAAGGACGGCACCATCCGCGTGGTCCGTTCCGCCGAAGCGCCCCGGCCGCTGTACGACACGCGCGGCGGAGATGCCTACTACCCCGGCAACGCGCGCTGTTCGATTGGCTTCGCCGTCAACGGCGGCTTCGTCACCGCGGGCCACTGCGGCGGCGTGGGCACCACCACCTCCGGCCACAACCGCGTGGCACAGGGCACCGTCCGCGGCTCGAGCTTCCCCGGCAACGACTACGGCTGGGTGCAGACCAACGGCTCCTGGGCCTCGCAGCCGTGGGTCAACAACTACGCGGGCGGCAATGACGTCGTCTCCGGCTCCAGCGAGGCGGGCATCGGCGCCTCCATCTGCCGCTCCGGCTCCACCACCGGCAAGCGCTGCGGCGCCATCCAGGCCAAGAACGTCACCGTCAACTACTCCAACGGCCCCGTCTACGGCCTCACCCAGACCAACGTCTGCGCCGAGGGCGGTGACTCGGGCGGCTCGTGGCTCTCCGGCAACCAGGCCCAGGGCGTGACGTCGGGCGGCTCGGGCAACTGCACCTCGGGCGGCACCACGTTCTTCCAGCCGCTCAACCCCATCCTGAGCGTCTACGGCCTGTCGCTCACGACGAACGGCGGTGGCGGCGGCGGCAAGGGGTTCGTCTCGCGCCTCAACGGCAAGTGCATCGACGTGCCCAACTCCAACTTCTCCGACGGCGTGCAGCTCCAGATGTGGGACTGCAACGGCACCAACGCCCAGAAGTTCACCTGGGTGGGCAGCACGCTGCAGATCGGCGGCAAGTGCGTGGACGTCGCCAACGCCTCCACGGCCAACGGCACGCCCATCCAGCTCGTCAGCTGCAATGGCAACCGCGCCCAGGACTTCGTGCTCAGCGGCGCGGGTGACCTGGTCAGCTACCTGGCCAACAAGTGCGTGGACATCAAGGATGTCAGCTCGGCCAGCGGCGCCAAGCTGCACCTCTGGGATTGCAACGGCGCCGCCAACCAGAAGTGGGATTACCGCTAG
- a CDS encoding penicillin-binding transpeptidase domain-containing protein produces the protein MAAVFLAGCVSVRSTPGEGPREEAQAYLQAWAAGDFAALKRQVAQPPATLEEQHRRFQSELRILSSRFQLGRVELQDEGAVASFRAVHLLQGLGEWEVASTLRFVRHQGRWWVRWSPAVLHPEAREGSRFSRLRTRPERADILDARGQPLTHVGDVITLGVEPRRIQNRAAVALALQEQVGLEPARFQKALTAPGVAPERFLPLIDVRPERYQQVRPVLAPVPGIFFRRKTARLTPAEGFAAHTLGRVGEVTAELLPRLGPTYQPGDLVGLSGLELAHEPQLAGVPSGEVRLQLPSGQARVLHRFEGTPGLPLQTTLLPEVQAAAEAALEGVLQPAALVAVDSRTGAILAVASRPLEQPLNRAFAGRYPPGSTFKTVTAEAVLATGVGVESRVVCPPSVVAGGRPFRNFEGESFGETRLRVAFAHSCNTTFVMLAAALKPGALEAAARRFGFDVPYQPGLPSPGASFPPPRDAVEQAAAAIGQGRVLATPLHMASVAAAAESGRWSAPFLVADGEKGPSATLAAGTRAPLRSLMRAVVTEGSGKAAASIEGMAGKTGTAEFGTGTPPATHAWFIGFHHGIGFSVLVEGGGVGGRVAVPIAARFASAL, from the coding sequence GTGGCGGCCGTGTTCCTGGCCGGGTGTGTCTCCGTCCGGAGCACACCCGGCGAGGGTCCGCGCGAAGAGGCCCAGGCCTATCTGCAAGCGTGGGCCGCGGGGGACTTCGCCGCCTTGAAGCGCCAGGTGGCCCAGCCTCCCGCCACCCTGGAGGAGCAGCACCGGCGGTTCCAGAGCGAGCTGCGCATCCTCTCCTCCCGCTTCCAGTTGGGCCGCGTCGAGCTCCAGGACGAGGGCGCGGTGGCCTCCTTCCGCGCCGTCCACCTCTTGCAGGGGCTGGGGGAGTGGGAGGTGGCCAGCACGCTGCGCTTCGTGCGGCACCAGGGGCGCTGGTGGGTGCGCTGGTCCCCCGCCGTGCTGCACCCCGAGGCGCGCGAGGGCAGCCGCTTCTCCCGGCTCCGGACACGCCCGGAGCGCGCGGACATCCTCGATGCCCGGGGCCAGCCCCTCACCCACGTGGGCGACGTCATCACCCTTGGCGTCGAGCCCCGGCGCATCCAGAACCGCGCCGCCGTGGCCCTCGCGCTCCAGGAGCAGGTGGGGCTCGAGCCCGCCCGGTTCCAGAAGGCGCTGACCGCCCCCGGCGTGGCGCCCGAGCGCTTTCTGCCCCTCATCGACGTGCGCCCCGAGCGCTATCAGCAAGTGCGGCCCGTGCTGGCCCCCGTGCCGGGCATCTTCTTCCGCCGCAAGACGGCCCGGCTCACCCCCGCGGAGGGCTTCGCCGCCCACACCCTGGGCCGGGTGGGCGAGGTGACGGCCGAGCTGCTCCCGCGGCTGGGCCCCACCTATCAGCCGGGAGACCTCGTGGGCCTGTCCGGGCTGGAGCTGGCGCATGAACCGCAGCTCGCGGGAGTCCCCTCGGGCGAGGTGCGGCTGCAGCTTCCTTCCGGCCAGGCGCGCGTCCTGCACCGCTTCGAGGGGACTCCGGGCCTCCCGCTTCAGACCACCCTCCTGCCCGAGGTGCAGGCCGCCGCGGAGGCCGCGCTCGAAGGGGTGCTCCAGCCCGCGGCCCTCGTCGCCGTGGACAGCCGCACGGGCGCCATCCTGGCCGTGGCCAGCCGGCCGCTCGAACAGCCCTTGAACCGGGCCTTCGCCGGCCGTTACCCGCCCGGCTCCACGTTCAAGACCGTCACGGCCGAAGCGGTGCTCGCCACGGGCGTGGGCGTGGAGAGCCGCGTGGTGTGCCCGCCCTCCGTGGTGGCCGGGGGCAGGCCGTTCCGCAACTTCGAGGGCGAGTCCTTTGGAGAGACCCGCCTGCGCGTGGCGTTCGCCCACTCGTGCAACACCACCTTCGTGATGCTCGCCGCCGCGCTCAAGCCTGGGGCGCTGGAGGCAGCGGCCCGCCGCTTCGGGTTCGACGTGCCCTACCAGCCCGGGCTGCCCTCTCCGGGCGCCTCGTTTCCCCCGCCCCGGGATGCGGTGGAGCAGGCCGCCGCCGCCATTGGCCAGGGACGCGTGCTGGCCACGCCGCTGCACATGGCCTCCGTCGCCGCCGCCGCCGAGTCGGGCCGCTGGTCCGCCCCCTTCCTCGTGGCGGACGGCGAAAAGGGCCCCAGCGCCACGCTGGCCGCGGGCACCCGCGCCCCCTTGCGCTCGTTGATGCGCGCCGTGGTCACCGAGGGCTCGGGCAAGGCCGCCGCCAGCATCGAGGGCATGGCCGGCAAGACGGGCACCGCCGAGTTCGGCACCGGTACCCCACCCGCGACGCACGCGTGGTTCATCGGCTTTCACCACGGCATCGGCTTCTCCGTCCTCGTGGAGGGCGGCGGGGTGGGAGGCCGCGTCGCCGTGCCCATCGCCGCGCGGTTCGCCTCCGCCCTGTGA
- a CDS encoding DUF3817 domain-containing protein — MNALRALRLIGLLEGLSFLALLFLAMPLKYFLALPVAVRIAGSVHGILFLAFVSALFRVATEHRWPLRRSLAAFGASLIPFGNFVLDRSLAREQAAAREGHPIY; from the coding sequence ATGAACGCGCTTCGCGCCTTGCGCCTCATCGGGCTGCTGGAAGGGCTGTCGTTCCTCGCCCTGCTCTTCCTCGCGATGCCGCTCAAGTACTTCCTGGCACTGCCCGTCGCGGTCCGTATCGCGGGCAGTGTCCATGGGATTCTCTTTCTCGCCTTCGTCTCCGCGCTGTTCCGCGTGGCCACCGAGCACCGCTGGCCGCTTCGCCGGTCGCTCGCCGCCTTCGGTGCGTCCCTGATCCCGTTCGGGAACTTCGTGCTGGACCGCTCGCTCGCGCGCGAGCAGGCCGCAGCGCGGGAGGGCCACCCCATTTATTGA
- a CDS encoding DJ-1/PfpI family protein translates to MLAQIVLFDGFDMLDAIAPYEVLWAGGAASGGAIQVEFATLEGPREVPSGPGGVKVSATATVDPRRARLLVVPGVAGPMQGDGPGTTTSLMKRALETRLPGVFRAALDTPGLTVATVCGGSLLLAMAGLLTGRHAVTHSAAMPALAAAGAIAIPARVVDDGNLVTAGGVTSGLDLGLHLVERELGPRIAHALEALFEHERRGTVWRAQGPSPLPI, encoded by the coding sequence GTGCTGGCTCAGATCGTTCTGTTCGACGGCTTCGACATGCTGGATGCCATTGCCCCCTATGAGGTGCTCTGGGCGGGAGGGGCCGCGTCCGGCGGCGCCATCCAGGTCGAGTTCGCTACCCTGGAAGGCCCCCGGGAGGTTCCCAGTGGTCCGGGGGGAGTGAAGGTCTCCGCCACCGCCACGGTGGATCCGCGGCGGGCCCGCCTGCTCGTGGTGCCCGGCGTCGCCGGCCCCATGCAGGGCGATGGCCCCGGAACGACCACCTCCCTCATGAAGCGCGCGCTGGAGACCCGGCTGCCCGGCGTGTTCCGGGCCGCGCTCGACACGCCCGGCCTGACGGTGGCAACGGTCTGCGGCGGCTCGCTCCTGCTCGCCATGGCCGGCCTGCTGACCGGCAGGCACGCCGTCACCCATTCCGCGGCCATGCCGGCGCTCGCGGCGGCAGGTGCCATCGCCATCCCGGCGCGGGTCGTCGATGACGGCAACCTCGTGACGGCGGGCGGCGTGACGTCGGGGCTCGACCTCGGCCTGCACCTCGTCGAGCGCGAGTTGGGCCCGCGCATCGCCCACGCCCTCGAGGCCCTGTTCGAGCACGAGCGCCGCGGCACGGTGTGGCGCGCCCAGGGCCCCTCGCCCCTTCCCATCTGA
- a CDS encoding GlxA family transcriptional regulator, translating into MGWQIPAMHVMAVVALDGVVPFDLSTPCDVFGRVRLPGGHPGYQVRVCGVTPEVNAGVFHLRTRHGLDELARADTILLPGISDLAAPVPGALVEAVRAAAAGGTRVASICTGAFLLAETGLLDGHRATTHWLAAEELARRHPAIQVDPNVLYVDNGQFLTSAGAAAGLDLCLHMVRRDYGSAVAADAARCSVMPLERAGGQSQFIQHAPPTPDGASLEPVLRWMEERLHEPLTLEDIAQHAALSVRTLNRRFREQTGTTPLQWMLRARVRRAQHLLETSAHPVEAIAGKVGFGSVTAFREHFHRLVATSPQSYRRAFRAPQ; encoded by the coding sequence GTGGGATGGCAGATTCCCGCCATGCACGTGATGGCCGTCGTGGCCCTGGATGGGGTCGTCCCGTTTGATCTATCGACCCCGTGCGATGTGTTCGGCCGGGTCCGGTTGCCGGGGGGCCATCCCGGGTACCAAGTCCGGGTGTGCGGAGTCACTCCGGAGGTGAACGCCGGGGTGTTCCACCTGCGGACGCGCCACGGCCTGGACGAACTGGCGCGGGCGGACACGATCCTCCTGCCAGGCATCTCGGACCTCGCTGCGCCGGTGCCCGGGGCGCTCGTGGAGGCCGTCCGTGCGGCCGCGGCGGGGGGCACCCGCGTGGCGTCCATCTGCACGGGGGCGTTCCTGCTGGCCGAGACGGGCCTTCTCGACGGGCACCGCGCCACGACGCACTGGCTCGCGGCGGAGGAGCTGGCCCGCCGCCATCCGGCGATCCAGGTGGATCCCAACGTCCTCTATGTCGACAACGGCCAGTTCCTGACCTCGGCGGGCGCCGCGGCGGGGCTGGACCTGTGCCTCCACATGGTGCGGCGCGACTACGGCTCGGCGGTGGCGGCGGACGCGGCCCGGTGCTCGGTGATGCCCCTGGAGCGGGCCGGGGGCCAGTCCCAGTTCATCCAGCACGCGCCGCCCACCCCGGACGGCGCCTCGCTGGAGCCGGTGCTGCGGTGGATGGAGGAGCGCCTCCACGAGCCCCTCACGCTCGAGGACATCGCCCAGCACGCGGCGCTGAGTGTGCGCACCCTCAACCGCCGTTTCCGCGAGCAGACGGGAACGACGCCCCTCCAGTGGATGCTCCGGGCCCGGGTCCGCCGCGCCCAGCACCTGCTCGAAACCTCGGCGCACCCGGTGGAGGCCATCGCCGGAAAGGTGGGCTTCGGCTCCGTGACTGCGTTTCGCGAGCACTTCCACCGGCTGGTGGCCACCAGCCCCCAGTCCTACCGGCGTGCCTTCCGCGCGCCGCAATAA